The genomic stretch CTGCTCCGCCGCATCCACCAGGAAGTGCTGCTGCAGCTCCTCAGGCGAGGCTTCCTGCCCGCTGAGAAAGCGCGACCACATGCGGTAGCGCGCATCCTTTTCATCCAGGGCCTGCCAGGCACCGTCTGCACCTTCACGCACACGAAACTCCGTGCCATCCCGCACCAAAATCGTGGCCGCAGGCTGGCCCAGTTCCCAGCGGAAAGCCCCATCCTTGAACCGCCAGAACTTGCCCGGTGTGCTCACCGGCTGCTTCAGGGCCGGAGTCGTGCGCGTCTGGCGAAAGGCCACCACCATGTCTGGCATGTCCTTTTGCGCCTCGGCCCATTGCAGAAGCACGGGCGGCAGCGGCTTCGGTGCCTGGGCCTGGACGGTCAGGACTGAAACAGCCAGCAGAAAGGCGATGCGAAGCACAGGGGCGAGGGCCATAAAATCAGGGCAGTGAAGATTTGATCTGTCGTACATACGACTGCACATCCGGGGCCAGCAAAAAAGCCGACACCACCACCACACGGCGCGCGCCTGCGGTGAGGATTTCCGGCAGCCGTTCCGCATTCACTCCGCCGATGCAGAAGATGGGCAACGACACCTGCTGATGCACCTCCGTGATGTCCTGCAGGCCGATGGGTACGTAGTCCGGCTTTGTTCCTGTGGCATACAACGGGCCAAAGCCGATGTAATCCGCCGCCTCCGCTTGGGCCGCCACGGCCTGGGCCAGACTGTGGGTGGACTTGCCCACAAATACGCCCGGCCCCACGGCCGCACGCGCCCTGGCCACCGCCTCATCATCCTGGCCCACATGCACGCC from Prosthecobacter algae encodes the following:
- a CDS encoding outer membrane lipoprotein carrier protein LolA, giving the protein MALAPVLRIAFLLAVSVLTVQAQAPKPLPPVLLQWAEAQKDMPDMVVAFRQTRTTPALKQPVSTPGKFWRFKDGAFRWELGQPAATILVRDGTEFRVREGADGAWQALDEKDARYRMWSRFLSGQEASPEELQQHFLVDAAEQTAEVTAITLRPKAPFIRRHLRQLDLQISPKTFRLLQLRVLQGDGASLTMAFSDPESVSAAEKTKLLAR
- the thiE gene encoding thiamine phosphate synthase, which gives rise to MSSPASSFPRLQSARLYGIVDLGYCAPAQVEAMTAALCEGGVDLLQLRAKKLTLPEIEKLARLMHPITRDHGVPLIINDHLEIAASIGSEGVHVGQDDEAVARARAAVGPGVFVGKSTHSLAQAVAAQAEAADYIGFGPLYATGTKPDYVPIGLQDITEVHQQVSLPIFCIGGVNAERLPEILTAGARRVVVVSAFLLAPDVQSYVRQIKSSLP